From Syntrophaceae bacterium, one genomic window encodes:
- a CDS encoding SGNH/GDSL hydrolase family protein — MRMKRFVLVWFLCLSLIFSTAVLGHAYSSILTFGDSLSDNGNADGFGIMNFSNGPVWVQYLASPTYLNVPLFDMAFGGATTGYDNPAAGLAYTGLNWQVDYYLDNFGSMISSNILVTVWAGANDLFQGRDPYVAAENVELALQNLAAAGFQNFLVMGLPNVGTTPEFRGTAYESAATLWSQYFNMFLAANVADLRGIYPGNHFYTLNTFDLLNAVIANPGIYGFDNVTDEWLYREAGDTSTYLFWDGVHPTTEAHLMLANYAMAAVPEPATMLLLGLGLMGLVGARRKFKN; from the coding sequence ATGAGAATGAAACGGTTCGTTTTAGTATGGTTTTTATGTCTCTCTCTGATTTTTTCAACAGCCGTTCTAGGTCATGCATACAGCAGCATTCTGACTTTCGGAGACAGCCTTTCTGATAACGGGAATGCTGACGGCTTCGGTATCATGAACTTTTCCAATGGACCAGTCTGGGTTCAGTATCTGGCCAGCCCCACCTATCTGAACGTGCCACTCTTTGATATGGCATTTGGAGGTGCAACAACCGGATATGACAATCCAGCTGCGGGACTGGCGTATACCGGCTTGAACTGGCAGGTGGACTATTATTTGGACAATTTTGGCAGCATGATATCCAGCAATATCTTGGTGACCGTCTGGGCAGGTGCCAATGATCTGTTCCAAGGCAGAGATCCTTATGTTGCTGCCGAAAACGTTGAGCTTGCGTTACAGAATCTTGCCGCGGCAGGCTTCCAGAATTTCCTCGTCATGGGCCTCCCGAATGTGGGCACAACTCCTGAATTTAGAGGAACCGCGTATGAATCGGCAGCAACACTTTGGTCCCAATATTTCAACATGTTTCTTGCTGCTAATGTGGCCGATTTAAGAGGTATTTATCCGGGAAACCATTTCTACACTCTTAACACATTCGATTTGCTGAATGCCGTGATAGCGAACCCAGGAATATATGGATTTGATAATGTCACGGATGAATGGCTCTACCGAGAAGCCGGAGACACAAGCACCTATTTGTTCTGGGATGGCGTACACCCCACAACAGAAGCCCATCTCATGCTTGCGAATTACGCCATGGCCGCCGTCCCCGAACCCGCTACCATGCTGCTTCTTGGTCTTGGACTGATGGGGCTGGTCGGAGCGAGGAGAAAGTTCAAAAATTAA
- a CDS encoding ATP-dependent helicase — MREAPVSRKIDYGKELNDEQRGVVLEESGPLLVIAGAGSGKTRTLTYRVARLIETGVPPNRILLATFTNKAAWSMLSRVRSLLGLELERFWGGTFHSVAHRILRRHADRLGYERSFSILDAEDAVSLVKACIAELDLKKSSEKFPKAEVVQGILSFSANTDTPVGDVVFSRHPYFISRTDDIVAVAGRYRERKRKLQAMDFDDLLLNVRQLLVEHPEALGEYRDRFLHVLVDEYQDTNVIQAELVDLLASGHRNLMVVGDDSQSIYSFRGADFHNILRFPERYPDCRVYRLETNYRSTPEILHLANLSIRNNENQFEKILRAVRTEGVKPVLATASSVLQQAQFVVQRILELEGSTPLKDIAVLYRAHYHSMELQMEMTRRGIPFEIRSGIRFFEQAHIKDVTAYLRILANPGDELAWKRVLPLYGGLGKVAAEKVWRFVSSQPEPLAALESEAFLKGATRTALPGLKRFREVMRRLREQAGDATVADLIGLILEEGYRDHLYELYPEANFREEDLQQLANFSGGFERLEDFLNELALLTNLEKEDVSAKAETDKITLSTIHQAKGLEWSTVFLIWCAEGMLPLARALDDEGGVEEERRLFYVASTRAKDQLYLCYPVSDYRRGMGSMIVQPSRFIRELAPRYQGTRERPYEEWLVDEG, encoded by the coding sequence TTGCGGGAGGCACCGGTGTCCAGGAAGATCGACTACGGGAAGGAACTCAATGACGAACAGCGGGGGGTCGTCCTCGAAGAGAGCGGCCCGCTGCTCGTCATTGCCGGTGCCGGGAGCGGCAAAACCCGGACCCTGACCTACCGGGTGGCCCGCCTCATCGAAACGGGCGTACCGCCCAACCGGATTCTCCTGGCCACCTTCACGAACAAGGCCGCCTGGTCCATGCTCTCCCGGGTCCGGTCCCTCCTCGGGCTGGAGCTGGAGCGCTTCTGGGGGGGCACGTTCCACTCCGTGGCGCACCGGATTCTCCGTCGCCATGCCGATCGCCTGGGTTACGAGCGGAGCTTCTCCATCCTGGACGCCGAAGACGCGGTTTCCCTCGTCAAGGCCTGCATCGCCGAGCTGGACCTGAAAAAAAGCTCGGAGAAGTTTCCCAAGGCGGAGGTCGTCCAGGGAATCCTGAGCTTCTCGGCCAACACCGACACCCCCGTCGGGGATGTCGTCTTCAGCCGCCATCCCTACTTCATCTCCCGGACCGACGACATCGTCGCGGTGGCCGGACGCTACCGCGAGCGGAAGCGGAAGCTCCAGGCCATGGACTTTGATGATCTTCTCCTCAATGTCCGGCAACTCCTGGTGGAGCACCCGGAGGCGCTCGGGGAGTACCGGGACCGTTTCCTCCACGTCCTTGTGGACGAGTACCAGGACACGAACGTTATCCAGGCGGAACTGGTGGACCTGCTGGCCTCGGGCCACCGGAACCTGATGGTGGTGGGCGACGATTCGCAGAGCATCTATTCCTTCCGGGGGGCCGACTTCCATAACATCCTCCGCTTCCCGGAGCGCTACCCGGACTGCCGGGTATACCGCCTGGAGACGAACTACCGCAGCACGCCGGAGATCCTGCACTTGGCGAACCTGAGCATCCGGAACAACGAGAACCAGTTCGAGAAGATCCTGCGGGCCGTCCGTACGGAAGGCGTAAAGCCCGTCCTGGCCACGGCGTCGTCGGTGCTCCAGCAGGCCCAGTTCGTCGTCCAGCGCATCCTCGAACTCGAGGGATCGACGCCGCTCAAGGACATCGCCGTCCTGTACCGGGCCCATTATCACTCCATGGAGCTGCAAATGGAGATGACCCGGCGGGGGATTCCCTTCGAGATCCGCTCGGGTATCCGGTTCTTCGAGCAGGCTCACATCAAGGATGTGACGGCATACCTGCGGATCCTGGCCAACCCGGGCGATGAACTGGCCTGGAAGCGCGTCCTGCCGTTGTACGGAGGCCTCGGGAAGGTCGCGGCGGAGAAGGTCTGGCGCTTCGTTTCGTCCCAGCCGGAGCCGCTGGCGGCGCTGGAGTCGGAGGCCTTCCTGAAGGGGGCCACCCGGACCGCCCTGCCGGGACTGAAGCGCTTCCGGGAGGTCATGCGGCGCCTCCGGGAGCAGGCCGGCGACGCTACGGTCGCAGACCTCATCGGCCTCATCCTGGAAGAGGGATACCGGGACCATCTTTACGAGCTGTACCCGGAGGCGAATTTCCGGGAAGAAGATCTGCAGCAGTTGGCGAACTTCTCGGGAGGGTTCGAGCGGCTGGAGGATTTCCTGAACGAGCTGGCGCTCCTGACGAACCTGGAGAAGGAAGACGTGAGCGCGAAGGCGGAGACGGACAAGATCACCCTCAGCACGATCCACCAGGCCAAGGGGCTCGAGTGGTCCACCGTCTTCCTGATCTGGTGCGCCGAGGGCATGCTCCCCCTGGCACGCGCCCTGGACGACGAGGGCGGGGTGGAGGAGGAGCGGCGCCTCTTCTACGTGGCCTCCACCCGGGCGAAAGACCAGCTCTATCTCTGTTATCCCGTATCGGACTACCGGCGGGGCATGGGCTCCATGATTGTCCAGCCCTCCCGCTTCATCCGGGAACTGGCTCCCCGGTATCAGGGGACCAGGGAGAGACCGTACGAGGAGTGGCTGGTGGACGAAGGGTAG
- a CDS encoding histidinol-phosphate transaminase gives MSKYWNEKTKSLEPYTPGEQFKDRKYLKLNTNENPYPPSPLVMETLRQAVNSDLRLYPDPNSEELRATIAGYHGLSTEQVFIGNGSDEILAFAFAAFFSPGREILFPDITYSFYPVYADLFSIHYRLVPVDPDFNIPVEKFMTGNGGIIIANPNAPTGKCLPPAALRQVIEFNNTLDNVVLIDEAYIDFGGESAVELVHEFPNLLVIQTLSKSRSLAGLRVGFAMGHRQLTEGLYRIKNSINSYTIDRLALAGAEAAFQDEAYFQETRQKIINTRERISRELTDIGFKVIESKANFLFISHPTIRAGDLYARLKEMNVLVRYFNKPGIDNHLRVSIGSDEQMTKFLQILKQLL, from the coding sequence ATGAGCAAATATTGGAATGAAAAGACAAAAAGCCTGGAGCCGTATACCCCCGGTGAACAGTTCAAGGACAGGAAATATCTGAAGCTCAATACGAACGAAAACCCATACCCGCCTTCGCCGCTGGTCATGGAAACCCTCCGGCAGGCCGTCAATTCCGACCTCCGGCTCTATCCCGACCCGAACAGCGAAGAGCTGAGAGCGACGATCGCCGGATATCACGGCCTGTCCACGGAACAGGTGTTCATCGGAAACGGCTCCGACGAGATCCTGGCCTTTGCGTTTGCCGCCTTCTTCTCTCCCGGCCGGGAGATTCTGTTTCCGGATATCACGTACAGTTTCTATCCGGTGTATGCCGATCTGTTTTCGATCCATTACCGCCTGGTTCCGGTGGACCCCGATTTCAATATCCCCGTGGAAAAATTCATGACCGGAAACGGCGGCATCATCATCGCCAATCCCAATGCGCCGACCGGGAAATGCCTGCCGCCTGCAGCATTGCGGCAGGTCATTGAGTTTAACAATACCCTGGATAACGTGGTCCTGATCGACGAAGCATACATCGATTTCGGAGGAGAATCCGCCGTTGAACTGGTCCATGAATTCCCCAACCTGCTGGTCATCCAGACGCTCTCCAAATCCCGCTCGCTGGCCGGCCTCCGGGTGGGGTTCGCCATGGGCCACCGGCAACTGACGGAAGGGCTTTACAGGATAAAGAACTCCATCAATTCATATACGATCGATCGCCTGGCACTGGCGGGAGCAGAGGCCGCGTTTCAGGACGAGGCCTATTTTCAGGAAACGAGGCAAAAAATCATCAACACCAGGGAAAGGATCAGCCGGGAACTGACGGACATCGGTTTTAAAGTGATTGAATCGAAGGCGAACTTTCTTTTCATCAGCCACCCCACGATTCGGGCAGGCGATTTATACGCCAGGTTGAAAGAAATGAATGTCCTGGTACGATATTTCAATAAACCCGGAATCGATAATCACCTGCGCGTGAGCATCGGTTCCGACGAACAAATGACAAAATTTCTGCAGATATTGAAGCAACTGCTTTAG
- a CDS encoding TerC family protein, translating to MFAWMTGIEGWIALGTLTALEIVLGIDNIIFISILVGRLPEKKRDLARNTGLFLAMLTRLALLFSIVWVAGLTEPWFSVFGIEISGRDVILIGGGLFLMAKATHEIHNSLEGVQESAPTHAKAGMAAVLAQIAVLDIVFSLDSVITAVGLAQHISIMAIAIIVAVGVMLFAAKPISTFVDAHPTIKMLALSFLILVGVTLIVEGFDVHVPKGYIYFAMAFSVAVEMLNLRLRKKQGRKPVKLYKPSLN from the coding sequence ATGTTTGCCTGGATGACCGGAATCGAGGGGTGGATCGCCCTCGGCACTCTGACGGCCCTGGAGATTGTCCTGGGCATCGACAACATCATTTTCATCTCCATCCTTGTCGGGCGCCTGCCCGAGAAAAAACGCGACCTGGCCAGGAATACGGGGCTTTTCCTGGCTATGCTGACGCGCCTGGCCCTTCTGTTTTCGATCGTCTGGGTCGCCGGTTTGACGGAGCCCTGGTTTTCCGTGTTCGGCATCGAGATTTCGGGACGCGACGTGATCCTGATCGGCGGCGGCCTGTTCCTGATGGCGAAGGCAACCCATGAAATCCACAACAGCCTGGAGGGTGTTCAGGAATCCGCTCCCACACACGCAAAAGCGGGCATGGCCGCTGTTCTGGCTCAGATTGCCGTCCTGGATATCGTCTTCTCCCTGGATTCGGTCATCACCGCCGTCGGTCTGGCCCAGCATATTTCGATCATGGCCATCGCCATCATCGTTGCAGTCGGGGTGATGCTGTTTGCCGCCAAACCGATCAGTACGTTCGTGGATGCCCACCCGACCATCAAGATGCTGGCGCTGTCGTTTCTGATCCTCGTCGGGGTCACCTTGATCGTGGAAGGCTTCGACGTTCACGTCCCGAAGGGATACATCTACTTTGCCATGGCGTTTTCCGTGGCCGTGGAAATGCTCAACCTGCGCCTTCGCAAAAAGCAGGGCCGAAAACCGGTCAAGCTGTACAAGCCGAGTCTGAACTGA
- a CDS encoding GGDEF domain-containing protein, whose amino-acid sequence MEYSNKTREELIEEINELRLQLSEVTNHTSSESRKNGDSATSFFKKYRRFLDKANEGIFVLQEGCFVFVSQKMAAILGASVEVLEGFPFVNHVWPEDRDYVVGNYWKRVYGETAPDLYEFRFIGTDGRPTWIVLSATTGLSWNGKPATLYLVTDINERKQAEERLKASEERYRELSLVDELTQLYNARHFYQQLQSEIDRVNRYCEPLTLLLLDLDNFKAFNDTYGHVNGDAVLSRFGQVMKRCLRQTDSAFRYGGEEFTVLLPMTTAKDGAIMAERIRMEFNKERFSPNSHKDICMTASIGVAQYKIDEDMKSFIQRADQLMYLAKKNGKNRVSYK is encoded by the coding sequence ATGGAATATTCAAATAAAACCAGAGAAGAGCTGATAGAAGAAATTAATGAACTTCGTCTTCAATTATCCGAAGTAACGAATCATACATCTTCAGAAAGCAGGAAGAATGGAGACTCGGCGACGTCTTTCTTTAAAAAATATCGCAGATTTCTTGACAAGGCAAATGAAGGGATTTTTGTTCTGCAGGAAGGTTGTTTCGTATTTGTCAGCCAAAAAATGGCTGCCATACTGGGGGCTTCCGTGGAGGTTCTGGAAGGGTTTCCCTTCGTGAATCATGTCTGGCCGGAAGACCGCGATTATGTTGTAGGCAACTACTGGAAGCGAGTCTATGGAGAGACGGCGCCTGATTTGTATGAGTTCCGGTTCATCGGCACAGACGGCAGGCCGACCTGGATCGTTCTCTCTGCAACAACCGGGCTGTCATGGAATGGAAAACCGGCGACATTATATCTGGTGACGGATATTAACGAGCGGAAACAGGCGGAAGAGCGACTGAAAGCGAGTGAGGAGCGATACCGTGAACTGAGTCTTGTCGATGAACTCACCCAGCTTTATAATGCAAGACATTTCTATCAGCAGCTGCAGTCGGAAATCGATCGTGTAAACCGGTACTGCGAGCCGCTGACCCTCCTTCTCCTCGATCTGGACAACTTCAAGGCGTTCAACGACACATACGGCCACGTCAACGGAGACGCGGTGCTATCAAGATTCGGGCAGGTCATGAAACGATGCCTGCGCCAGACGGACTCAGCCTTTCGTTACGGGGGCGAGGAATTTACCGTCCTTCTGCCCATGACCACCGCGAAAGACGGGGCAATCATGGCGGAGAGAATCCGGATGGAATTCAATAAAGAGAGGTTTTCTCCAAATTCGCACAAGGATATATGCATGACCGCAAGCATCGGCGTGGCGCAATATAAAATTGATGAGGACATGAAATCATTCATTCAGCGTGCCGACCAGCTTATGTATCTTGCAAAAAAGAATGGGAAAAACAGAGTTAGTTATAAATAG
- a CDS encoding molybdopterin molybdotransferase MoeA: protein MIFVDEALNRILNAITPLGLERVGILDALGRVLGEDVAAPRNIPPKDNSAMDGYALRWKDTFGASPKSPVILKVIEDLPAGAVPKKKVGPGQATRIMTGAPLPAGADAVLRVEDTEKDGNSVRILVPVQEAQDIRRAGEDVREGETVIRQGEVIRPAEIGMLASLGRSFVSVHQRPLVAILATGDELAEIDEPVTPWKIISSNSYSSAAQVAACGAVPLMIGIARDTREDLTAKFRMALRADVILSSGGVSMGDYDLVKDILRSEGNRIEFWQVAMRPGKPLAFGEMDHVPLFGLPGNPVSSMVSFEQFVRPSLLKMAGHRRLFRKTVQAVTMEDIRKGKGVRTFLRARLEREDARVVVRTTGEQGSGILKSMVQANGLIVIPEDITLVKAGSEVTVQVIDDGWWATERPEYL from the coding sequence ATGATATTTGTCGATGAAGCACTCAACCGCATCCTGAACGCCATAACGCCCTTGGGCCTGGAGAGGGTCGGCATTCTCGACGCCCTGGGACGGGTCCTCGGAGAGGATGTGGCGGCCCCCCGGAACATCCCGCCGAAAGACAACTCCGCCATGGACGGCTACGCCCTGCGGTGGAAGGACACCTTCGGCGCCTCCCCGAAAAGCCCGGTAATCCTGAAGGTGATCGAGGATCTCCCGGCGGGGGCCGTGCCGAAGAAAAAGGTCGGTCCGGGACAGGCGACACGGATCATGACGGGGGCCCCCCTGCCCGCGGGCGCCGACGCCGTCCTTCGGGTCGAGGACACGGAGAAAGACGGAAACAGCGTCCGCATCCTGGTACCCGTCCAGGAAGCCCAGGACATCCGCCGGGCCGGCGAAGACGTCAGAGAGGGAGAGACGGTCATCCGTCAGGGTGAGGTCATCCGTCCCGCCGAGATCGGCATGCTGGCATCTTTAGGGCGCTCATTCGTCTCCGTCCATCAGCGGCCCCTCGTGGCCATCCTGGCGACGGGGGATGAGTTGGCTGAGATCGACGAGCCCGTGACGCCCTGGAAGATCATCTCCAGCAACAGCTACTCCTCGGCCGCCCAGGTGGCGGCCTGCGGTGCCGTGCCGCTGATGATCGGCATCGCCCGGGACACCCGGGAAGACCTCACGGCCAAGTTCCGCATGGCCCTACGGGCCGATGTGATCCTGTCGTCGGGCGGAGTCTCCATGGGCGACTATGACCTGGTGAAAGACATCCTGCGGAGCGAGGGGAACCGGATCGAGTTCTGGCAGGTCGCCATGAGGCCGGGAAAGCCGCTGGCCTTCGGCGAGATGGATCATGTTCCCCTCTTCGGCCTCCCAGGCAATCCGGTTTCGTCCATGGTCTCCTTCGAGCAGTTCGTCCGGCCGTCCCTCCTGAAAATGGCGGGCCACCGGCGCCTCTTCCGCAAGACCGTCCAAGCCGTCACAATGGAGGACATCAGGAAAGGCAAAGGGGTGCGGACGTTCCTGCGGGCCCGCCTGGAGCGGGAAGATGCCCGCGTCGTCGTCCGGACGACCGGTGAACAGGGATCGGGAATCCTCAAGTCGATGGTCCAGGCGAACGGCCTTATCGTCATCCCGGAGGACATCACCCTGGTCAAGGCAGGCAGCGAGGTCACGGTGCAGGTCATCGATGACGGCTGGTGGGCGACGGAGCGGCCGGAATATCTTTGA
- a CDS encoding PEP-CTERM sorting domain-containing protein: MIKSIRSIILVVFISLMILFPCISHAGPLYIGEWGVGNFNYIIETSSDPVFESPGMDGFRLLNDYNTEITDWTGSFDSTNQVSGSGAERDDLAWYIYFSESYADTPFSFDIRVYLNDNLLDWATINYNGGEYGAFNDSKLSNWENYEIITHPLNQVPEPFTMLLLGFGLMGLAGARRKFEK; the protein is encoded by the coding sequence ATGATTAAATCTATTCGTTCAATCATTTTGGTCGTATTTATTTCCCTTATGATTCTCTTTCCTTGTATTTCACATGCGGGTCCGCTTTACATAGGAGAATGGGGTGTTGGCAATTTTAATTATATTATTGAAACATCATCCGATCCTGTTTTTGAGTCTCCCGGCATGGACGGTTTCAGATTGTTAAACGATTACAATACCGAGATAACAGATTGGACAGGCTCGTTTGATTCCACAAACCAGGTTTCAGGTTCAGGTGCTGAAAGAGATGATCTTGCATGGTATATTTATTTTTCCGAAAGTTATGCCGATACACCATTCTCATTTGATATTCGTGTTTATCTTAACGATAATTTATTGGATTGGGCAACAATCAATTACAATGGTGGTGAATATGGAGCTTTTAATGATAGCAAACTATCAAATTGGGAAAATTATGAAATCATAACACATCCCCTTAATCAGGTTCCCGAACCCTTCACCATGCTGCTTCTTGGTTTTGGGTTAATGGGATTGGCAGGAGCAAGAAGGAAGTTTGAGAAATAA
- a CDS encoding adenylate kinase, with amino-acid sequence MRIILLGAPGAGKGTVAKLLTEFDGSVQISTGDILRAAVKEGTPLGKEAKAYMDRGDLVPDSLIMKLMEVRLQEPDCAKGFILDGFPRTIPQAEALKTLLAGLKIRLDFVANLEVPRDVILDRLTTRRTCSNPDCQEIYNVKSNPPGPDGACKKCGSPTIQRADETEEAISFRLETYNAKTAPLIGFYGKEGLLKTFVSLSSKDTVEAVKQALQA; translated from the coding sequence ATGAGAATCATCCTTTTGGGAGCCCCCGGGGCCGGCAAGGGAACGGTGGCCAAACTGCTGACGGAGTTCGACGGCTCCGTGCAGATCTCCACGGGTGACATCCTGCGGGCTGCCGTGAAGGAAGGAACGCCCCTCGGGAAAGAGGCCAAGGCCTACATGGACCGGGGCGACCTGGTGCCGGACAGCCTCATCATGAAGCTCATGGAAGTCCGCCTGCAGGAGCCGGACTGCGCGAAGGGATTCATCCTCGACGGCTTCCCCCGCACGATCCCCCAGGCGGAGGCCTTGAAAACCCTGCTGGCCGGCCTGAAGATCCGCCTCGACTTCGTGGCGAACCTGGAGGTGCCGAGGGACGTGATCCTGGACCGCCTCACCACCCGGCGGACCTGCTCGAACCCCGACTGCCAGGAGATCTACAACGTCAAGAGCAATCCCCCCGGCCCGGACGGCGCTTGCAAGAAATGCGGCAGCCCTACGATCCAGAGGGCCGACGAAACAGAGGAGGCCATCTCCTTCCGCCTGGAGACTTACAACGCCAAGACGGCACCGCTGATCGGCTTCTACGGGAAGGAGGGGCTCCTGAAAACCTTCGTGTCCCTGAGCAGCAAGGACACCGTGGAGGCCGTCAAACAGGCCCTGCAGGCCTGA
- a CDS encoding MBL fold metallo-hydrolase — MEQKRFGSVQFIPGKNGGKYPYCNSLFVEEAGIIIDPSSNRKILQDLRDRDKVNAVWLSHFHEDHFGKIDVFDGMPIWISERDAPPMAGISVFLDWYGIDGIEEREYWQRFMEEHFHYRPLKPSRFFQDGEVINLESEQVEVIPTPGHTPGNLSFFFRNSKVLFLGDYDLTSFGPWYGDRYSSIEKTLESIRLLREIPADVWLTSHETGVFTSSPGPLWSRYEEVIFERERKILALLKNRRTLQEIVSAWICYGKPRAPKAFFDFAEGALIRKHLEYLLKRGLIRRKGEHYIQN, encoded by the coding sequence ATGGAACAGAAACGATTCGGATCGGTACAGTTCATTCCCGGCAAGAACGGTGGCAAGTATCCTTACTGCAACTCCCTGTTCGTCGAGGAAGCGGGAATCATCATCGACCCTTCCTCAAACCGGAAGATTCTGCAGGACCTCCGCGACCGGGACAAGGTGAATGCGGTCTGGCTCAGCCACTTCCACGAGGATCACTTCGGAAAGATCGACGTCTTCGACGGTATGCCCATCTGGATCTCCGAACGGGACGCTCCTCCGATGGCGGGCATTTCCGTTTTTCTCGACTGGTACGGTATCGACGGCATCGAGGAACGGGAATACTGGCAGCGTTTCATGGAGGAGCATTTCCATTACCGCCCCCTCAAGCCCTCACGCTTCTTTCAGGATGGAGAAGTCATCAACCTGGAATCGGAACAGGTGGAGGTGATCCCCACACCGGGGCATACACCGGGCAATCTGTCCTTTTTCTTCCGGAACTCGAAGGTTCTTTTTCTTGGAGACTATGACCTGACCTCCTTCGGCCCCTGGTACGGTGACCGCTATTCCAGCATCGAGAAAACCCTTGAGTCCATCCGCCTGCTTCGGGAGATTCCCGCCGACGTGTGGCTGACCAGCCACGAGACCGGCGTCTTTACGAGTTCGCCGGGCCCCCTGTGGAGTCGTTACGAAGAAGTGATCTTCGAGCGGGAGCGGAAAATCCTGGCCTTGCTTAAGAATCGGCGAACTTTACAGGAGATTGTGAGCGCCTGGATCTGTTACGGCAAACCCCGGGCCCCCAAGGCCTTCTTCGATTTTGCGGAAGGAGCCCTGATCAGAAAGCATTTGGAGTACCTGCTGAAACGGGGACTCATCCGGCGCAAAGGCGAGCATTATATCCAGAACTGA